One part of the Parabacteroides distasonis ATCC 8503 genome encodes these proteins:
- a CDS encoding BT4734/BF3469 family protein, with protein MDQQMSYFLPPITNTLPTGNCTLREVYRWITEDKSLETVTNELRAFIREGRVAEYRQLKQRQLPFVTPHGVFSRRKSDALISASGLVVVDIDHLASLEEAEQLRDRLFADPYLGTRLAFVSPGGLGVKLFIPGDETVRWAMSYIQLLYADTFKGEVDTCGKDIARCCFLSHDSNAKIFIS; from the coding sequence ATGGACCAACAAATGTCTTACTTTCTTCCTCCCATCACCAACACGCTTCCGACCGGGAACTGTACACTACGGGAAGTGTACCGATGGATCACCGAGGATAAATCTCTCGAAACGGTTACCAACGAATTACGCGCCTTCATCAGGGAAGGCAGGGTAGCGGAATACCGCCAACTCAAACAGCGACAACTGCCGTTCGTAACGCCCCACGGCGTTTTTTCCCGTCGTAAGAGCGACGCTCTCATCTCCGCCTCGGGGTTGGTAGTGGTCGATATCGACCATCTCGCCTCTCTCGAGGAGGCGGAACAACTCCGGGACCGCCTCTTCGCCGATCCCTATCTCGGGACCCGCCTCGCCTTTGTCAGTCCCGGAGGACTGGGAGTGAAGCTTTTCATACCCGGAGACGAGACCGTTCGATGGGCCATGAGCTACATACAGCTCCTGTATGCCGACACCTTCAAGGGTGAGGTGGATACCTGTGGCAAGGATATCGCCCGCTGCTGTTTCTTGTCTCACGATTCTAACGCTAAAATATTCATATCATGA
- a CDS encoding DUF3987 domain-containing protein — MNNDLSKLVEAVRATHADIAPTYAEYVQLAFAIATDCGEAGRSDFISLCEPSPKFNALHANKLFSSALRTGNQNVHLGTAFHLAKLAGVEIGFKFQGFTKPFSSHTRVSTYNIADTVDQAHETSDRETEANDAPLHIGSEPYTSLPRLVPGYPWPSLLRDILGFADNAEQRDILLLTALTALGATLGKTVRCLYGMHWIYPCIQLFVIAPPASGKGIMAWLRKFIEPIHREIRQQVDLAMKQYRQDLAAYHALGKEKAKMEMPQMPKNSMFIISGNNTGTGILQNIIDSDGTGIIFETEADTITTAIGGDYGHWSDTLRNAFDHAGLSFNRRTDNEYRECDSTFLSMVLSGTPGQVAPLIPSGENGLFSREVFYYKSQIREWIDQFSVDEVDAEKEFHRMGYEWKATIDQLKCRGTITLRLDEQQQAAFNDSFVRLFLRARQSNGQEMNSSVVRLAINLVRFMEVVAMLRALEQPELLLPAQGINSDNLKDKIIGGWELHITDDDFAALLTMAEPLYLHATHILSFLPTGEITSRGLSEKDSLLSSMPDEFTTVQWMETAEHANIPKNTAKTWLRRLCDSGALLHGEHKGIYLKPI; from the coding sequence ATGAACAACGATCTTTCCAAACTAGTCGAGGCGGTACGGGCGACCCATGCCGATATCGCCCCCACTTACGCCGAGTATGTACAATTGGCTTTCGCCATCGCCACCGATTGCGGGGAGGCAGGACGTAGCGACTTCATCAGTCTCTGCGAGCCATCGCCCAAGTTCAACGCCCTACACGCCAACAAGCTTTTCTCCAGTGCCTTGCGCACCGGAAACCAGAATGTCCATCTGGGCACCGCTTTCCACTTAGCCAAGCTGGCGGGCGTGGAAATAGGTTTCAAGTTTCAAGGTTTCACGAAACCCTTTTCCTCACACACACGTGTGAGTACATATAATATAGCCGATACGGTAGATCAAGCCCACGAGACCAGCGATCGGGAAACCGAGGCAAACGACGCCCCACTCCACATCGGCAGTGAGCCTTACACCTCCCTGCCACGGCTGGTACCCGGCTATCCATGGCCCTCGTTGCTACGGGACATCCTCGGTTTCGCCGATAATGCCGAGCAGCGGGATATCCTTTTGCTCACGGCTCTCACCGCCCTAGGCGCCACCTTGGGCAAGACGGTGCGTTGCCTCTATGGGATGCATTGGATCTATCCCTGTATCCAGCTCTTCGTGATCGCTCCGCCCGCATCGGGTAAGGGCATCATGGCGTGGCTGCGTAAGTTTATCGAGCCTATCCACCGGGAGATCCGCCAACAAGTGGACCTAGCGATGAAACAGTACCGCCAAGATTTGGCTGCCTATCATGCCTTAGGCAAGGAGAAAGCCAAGATGGAGATGCCCCAGATGCCTAAAAACAGTATGTTTATCATCTCCGGCAACAACACCGGGACGGGTATCTTGCAAAATATCATCGATTCGGACGGCACCGGTATCATTTTCGAGACCGAGGCGGATACCATCACCACCGCTATCGGGGGTGATTACGGGCATTGGAGCGATACGCTCCGTAACGCTTTCGACCATGCCGGGCTCTCGTTCAACCGACGGACCGATAACGAATACCGGGAATGCGATTCCACCTTCCTCTCGATGGTGCTCTCGGGTACGCCCGGACAGGTAGCGCCGCTTATCCCCTCGGGCGAGAACGGGCTCTTCAGCCGTGAGGTCTTCTACTACAAATCGCAGATCCGGGAATGGATCGACCAATTCTCCGTCGACGAGGTAGACGCCGAGAAGGAATTCCACCGGATGGGGTACGAGTGGAAGGCCACGATCGATCAGCTCAAGTGCCGGGGTACCATTACCTTGCGCCTCGACGAGCAGCAACAAGCCGCTTTCAACGACAGCTTCGTACGTCTTTTCCTGCGTGCCCGGCAATCCAACGGGCAGGAGATGAACAGTTCCGTGGTACGCCTCGCCATCAACCTCGTACGTTTCATGGAGGTGGTAGCCATGCTTCGTGCCTTGGAACAACCGGAATTACTGCTGCCGGCCCAAGGCATCAACAGCGACAACCTAAAGGACAAGATCATTGGAGGCTGGGAACTCCATATCACCGACGATGACTTCGCCGCCCTTCTGACAATGGCAGAGCCGCTCTACCTCCACGCCACCCATATCCTCTCATTCCTGCCTACCGGCGAGATCACCAGCCGAGGCCTCTCGGAAAAGGACAGTCTGCTCAGCTCCATGCCAGACGAGTTCACCACCGTCCAATGGATGGAGACCGCCGAGCATGCCAACATCCCCAAGAACACCGCCAAGACATGGCTACGCCGACTATGCGACTCTGGAGCCCTCCTGCATGGCGAGCATAAAGGGATTTATTTGAAACCCATATAA
- a CDS encoding DUF4248 domain-containing protein, giving the protein MKKIDLARQYCLTGTPSNALHKLNRYIRDVKGLKEALIRHGYHSKDRSITPKQVQIFYDFLGEP; this is encoded by the coding sequence ATGAAAAAAATAGATCTCGCCCGTCAATATTGCCTGACAGGCACCCCTTCGAACGCTTTGCATAAGTTGAACCGATATATCCGTGACGTGAAAGGACTGAAAGAGGCCCTTATCCGTCATGGTTATCACTCGAAAGATCGCTCCATCACGCCAAAGCAAGTACAGATATTCTATGATTTTTTAGGGGAACCCTAA